One stretch of Desulfomonile tiedjei DNA includes these proteins:
- a CDS encoding glycosyltransferase family 2 protein, which yields MVNVVRLGKNLGSKALWIWGDAKKLVRPPFVYTDSDIVPTEGCPKDLIEFLLRAAETFASPNKIGLGLRIDDLPDHYALRSMVQEWESQYWQKQIGELDGVPIYSAYVDTTFALYPEFKIFSLQGIRTGFPYVARHLPWYLNSEQISEEESFYEQHASKSFHNWGANNCYSQAVKNRCKK from the coding sequence ATGGTGAATGTTGTAAGACTCGGCAAGAACCTAGGATCGAAAGCACTATGGATCTGGGGAGACGCCAAGAAACTCGTCAGACCTCCCTTTGTCTACACAGACTCCGATATTGTCCCAACAGAAGGATGCCCCAAAGACCTCATTGAATTCTTGCTCAGAGCCGCTGAGACATTCGCCAGTCCTAACAAGATAGGTCTTGGACTCAGAATTGACGATCTGCCGGACCACTATGCTTTGAGAAGCATGGTTCAGGAATGGGAGAGTCAGTATTGGCAAAAGCAGATAGGTGAATTGGATGGGGTGCCTATTTACAGTGCCTATGTTGACACCACATTCGCGTTGTACCCTGAATTCAAGATATTTTCATTGCAAGGCATACGAACAGGCTTTCCATACGTGGCACGTCATTTGCCCTGGTATTTGAATAGTGAGCAAATTTCTGAAGAAGAATCCTTTTACGAACAGCACGCCAGTAAAAGTTTTCACAACTGGGGCGCTAACAATTGCTACAGCCAGGCAGTTAAGAACAGATGCAAGAAATAA
- a CDS encoding class I SAM-dependent methyltransferase, which yields MQEIKHHTHWTDLPMAVDMAPYSRFYQSAARKIAAENQKRGAFTTVVEAGVRYGCSARILLDALQPFQDWQLILIDPFPKHEALELSGVPGVVIYQQKAEEVAPLIPDESISLMHYDIDCDGTHPLEVTYKVLLAFWPKLRLDATLIFHDATSHFPGVLRIVKELESSGWKTTYCLPQEECPISAPAACERRAL from the coding sequence ATGCAAGAAATAAAACACCACACTCATTGGACTGACCTCCCTATGGCTGTCGATATGGCCCCTTATTCGCGGTTTTATCAGTCTGCTGCAAGAAAGATTGCTGCTGAAAACCAGAAACGAGGCGCATTCACGACGGTGGTAGAAGCGGGGGTTCGATATGGTTGCAGCGCAAGAATCCTACTGGACGCCTTGCAACCTTTTCAGGACTGGCAGTTGATACTGATAGACCCTTTTCCTAAGCATGAGGCCCTTGAACTGTCAGGAGTACCAGGAGTCGTTATTTACCAGCAGAAGGCTGAAGAGGTTGCACCACTAATACCTGACGAATCCATAAGTTTGATGCATTATGATATTGACTGTGACGGGACTCACCCCCTTGAGGTGACGTATAAGGTACTGCTTGCTTTCTGGCCCAAATTGCGCCTAGACGCGACACTGATCTTTCACGACGCGACCTCGCACTTTCCAGGAGTACTAAGGATCGTCAAGGAACTTGAATCGTCGGGATGGAAGACTACGTATTGTCTTCCACAGGAGGAGTGTCCTATTTCAGCACCTGCTGCCTGTGAGAGACGTGCATTATGA
- a CDS encoding C40 family peptidase: protein MLRLLSIVILLLLICLPASADDKQIQEILQRIDLWVGILESRGPEYVWGGSDPDVLTYDEHKKAWRKGLDCSGSLHFIAKHSGLGYVRTTSLKMFLGAWPGYNLNDWHEARFPDLIFFTLSADRPSGHVALIRIVEGDKGLWMSHASSGENKFMKVCLKKDSKMLHKMSGVRVLDLMAGKIGWSK from the coding sequence ATGTTGAGACTTCTATCCATAGTAATTCTCCTGCTCCTGATATGTCTGCCTGCAAGTGCTGACGATAAGCAGATCCAAGAAATTCTCCAGCGCATAGACCTTTGGGTAGGCATATTGGAGTCTCGTGGGCCTGAGTATGTTTGGGGCGGGTCTGATCCTGATGTGTTGACCTATGACGAACACAAGAAGGCGTGGCGTAAAGGGTTGGACTGTTCGGGTTCACTCCATTTTATCGCAAAGCACTCAGGTCTTGGCTATGTCAGGACTACGAGTCTCAAAATGTTCCTTGGAGCGTGGCCTGGATACAACCTTAATGACTGGCACGAGGCACGCTTTCCAGACCTGATATTTTTCACTCTAAGCGCTGACCGACCGAGCGGGCACGTCGCTCTGATAAGAATCGTGGAGGGCGACAAGGGCTTGTGGATGAGTCATGCCTCAAGTGGAGAGAACAAGTTTATGAAGGTCTGTCTGAAAAAGGACTCCAAAATGCTGCACAAAATGTCCGGCGTAAGAGTGCTTGACCTTATGGCTGGCAAGATCGGGTGGTCAAAATGA
- a CDS encoding glycosyltransferase family 4 protein, giving the protein MRIAILTNLRDLHDAYSLTSVVRHQVAMLCRYGHDVTVFASETFQDKTININSRYQCPVEPIIPAYEEIEYARLQDLTEDHQRIASQTSQIVSQRLSDFDLAVTHDWLFTAWNLPLAESVRLSKDQTRHVRFLHWIHSVPSEGFNWWGIKRYGRNHKLIYPNRIDRVRVATMFGGDSRHVRTVPHATDLRLLFDFCDETWNVIDAYPSLMQAQFVQVYPVSGARLSQKGLSKLILLFKALKSKGFSVCLLIADSNATGRVPRDDLEPYKRMAERNGLSKREFGFTSDLNYERGLPRHILRELMQCANLFIYPTEAESFGLTLPEACLAGGVLPVLNRSLSVLMGTSGGYGLFFDFGSAEKCFEPQDEREYYQWMADMIVARAKEDDCWQARTFMRQTYNIDTIYRGYYAPLLTESCIWN; this is encoded by the coding sequence ATGCGAATCGCTATTCTTACGAATCTACGTGACCTCCACGACGCTTACAGCCTTACCAGTGTAGTCAGACACCAAGTGGCTATGCTTTGCCGCTACGGGCATGACGTCACTGTTTTTGCTTCCGAGACCTTTCAGGACAAAACGATCAACATAAACTCACGCTACCAATGTCCGGTCGAGCCTATCATACCTGCCTATGAAGAGATCGAATATGCGAGACTCCAAGACCTGACCGAGGACCATCAGAGAATTGCCTCTCAAACGTCTCAGATCGTTTCTCAGCGTCTCTCAGACTTTGACCTTGCCGTTACCCATGATTGGTTGTTCACTGCCTGGAATTTGCCCCTGGCTGAGTCTGTCAGGTTATCCAAAGATCAGACCAGACACGTCAGGTTCTTACACTGGATTCATTCAGTACCAAGCGAAGGCTTTAACTGGTGGGGCATTAAGAGATATGGGCGCAATCACAAACTGATCTACCCCAATCGCATCGACCGTGTACGCGTAGCTACGATGTTTGGGGGCGATAGTAGGCACGTCAGAACAGTTCCACACGCCACAGATCTAAGGCTGCTGTTCGACTTTTGTGACGAGACTTGGAATGTCATAGACGCTTATCCTAGTCTGATGCAGGCCCAGTTTGTTCAGGTCTATCCAGTCTCAGGAGCCAGACTGTCACAAAAAGGTCTCAGCAAATTGATACTGCTGTTCAAGGCTCTCAAGTCCAAAGGCTTTTCAGTCTGTCTCTTGATAGCAGACTCAAATGCTACCGGCAGAGTGCCACGAGATGATCTTGAACCTTACAAGAGAATGGCTGAAAGAAACGGTCTCTCAAAGAGAGAGTTTGGGTTTACGAGCGACCTCAACTATGAGAGAGGACTGCCGCGGCATATTCTCAGAGAATTGATGCAATGTGCCAACCTGTTCATTTACCCCACCGAGGCCGAATCCTTTGGTTTGACACTACCGGAGGCTTGTCTTGCCGGGGGAGTCTTGCCGGTACTCAACAGGAGCTTATCAGTCCTGATGGGAACGTCAGGTGGTTATGGGCTGTTCTTTGACTTTGGCAGTGCTGAGAAATGCTTTGAACCCCAGGACGAGCGTGAATACTACCAGTGGATGGCAGACATGATCGTTGCCAGGGCTAAGGAGGACGACTGCTGGCAGGCACGAACGTTTATGAGACAGACCTACAACATAGATACTATTTACCGCGGCTACTATGCTCCCCTGCTTACAGAGTCCTGCATCTGGAATTGA
- a CDS encoding glycosyltransferase, with the protein MNISLAIPVIERKWIKGLLTTVRSNSVHPQEVLVVDNGVSTGNGVQDICEGFSDLNVRYLPQQTNRGVNASWNLAMSEAQCHILSILNDDLILPNNFFSLVLKTFQTYPDAGFVVPNTVNYPQQVKSHNSDPVVVTQLVREGWAFTIRRAGVEAIPTSLQVFFGDDWVFEQIRKRKLSTLKITNCYVYHYVGISQNVQKRKDLGLPSLEEDRGAWNAIQAQHNKA; encoded by the coding sequence ATGAATATCAGTCTCGCTATTCCCGTTATAGAGAGGAAGTGGATCAAAGGTCTGCTGACGACCGTTCGATCCAATAGTGTTCACCCTCAGGAAGTCCTGGTGGTAGATAATGGTGTCAGCACTGGAAATGGCGTTCAAGATATATGCGAAGGGTTTTCAGACCTGAACGTAAGGTACTTGCCCCAACAGACTAACCGAGGGGTCAACGCTAGCTGGAATCTGGCTATGTCTGAGGCACAATGCCATATTCTGTCGATCTTGAACGATGATCTGATACTGCCCAACAACTTTTTCAGTCTTGTCCTGAAGACCTTCCAGACCTACCCAGACGCTGGCTTTGTCGTGCCTAACACAGTCAACTACCCGCAGCAGGTGAAGAGCCACAATTCTGACCCCGTGGTGGTCACACAATTAGTTCGTGAGGGGTGGGCATTTACAATCAGGAGAGCCGGTGTTGAAGCGATTCCCACCAGTTTACAAGTATTCTTCGGGGATGATTGGGTCTTCGAGCAGATCAGAAAAAGGAAATTAAGCACACTGAAAATAACGAATTGCTACGTGTATCATTATGTCGGGATAAGCCAGAATGTTCAGAAACGAAAAGACCTGGGGCTACCGTCGCTCGAAGAGGATCGCGGGGCTTGGAACGCAATACAAGCACAACATAACAAGGCATAA
- a CDS encoding DUF350 domain-containing protein, with the protein MAIELNNCNCNGKRSVLTHALNLSGLGIWLLMTLAILLKTSGIESIYANQLAYGGLVSFSTCYGIFSLIAGVILVDLFTPYFKFEEMFSGDGSSKIAGAITFAGILYAIAKVISAAN; encoded by the coding sequence ATGGCGATAGAATTGAATAACTGCAACTGCAATGGCAAAAGGTCTGTGCTCACCCATGCCCTGAACCTTTCAGGACTCGGTATCTGGCTCCTGATGACCCTTGCAATTCTCCTCAAGACCTCCGGTATTGAAAGCATTTATGCAAACCAACTCGCTTATGGTGGTCTGGTCAGTTTTTCGACCTGCTATGGGATATTCAGCCTTATCGCAGGTGTTATTTTGGTTGACCTGTTCACGCCATATTTCAAGTTTGAGGAAATGTTCAGTGGGGATGGGTCAAGCAAAATTGCAGGAGCAATCACATTTGCAGGCATTCTCTACGCCATAGCCAAGGTCATTAGTGCCGCCAATTAA
- a CDS encoding glycosyltransferase, translated as MTGVADPTISIIIRCYNEDRHIRRLLEAVLAQDRKDYEIIIVDSGSADRTLDIVRDYEVRILRIAPEDFSFGRALNLGCRNARGEFLVFVSAHVYPTSTTWLQHLIGMFADPKVGLVYGKQRGDEVTAYFEHRIFQKLYPDTSVPLKKDPFCNNACAAIRRELWEEYPYDEELTGLEDIAWAKRIVGAGFYLAYCAEAEIVHVHDESSTQRFNRYKREAIALKRIFPESHLGLLEMFWLYASNCLSDLVAAYHDGLLSMTTTQILRTRWDQFTGTFSGYRIKGELGKRIKMQFFYPNFLDNSSGSEEQHVSSAPRIAQVKKRNPRIVALVPMRADSKRVPNKNIRLFNGKPLYWHIMATLLNCPYIEEIYVNTNSELLMEELPRAFKRVRIIHRPQPLCSDKTPMTDILLHDVGFVKADWYLQTHATNPLLRSETVTRAIESLLGQPEYDSLFGVTSFQTRLWTSDGKAINHDPQVLLRTQDLEPVYEENSNMYLFQAEALRRLNRRIGERPLMFQIPREEAWDIDDELDFKIAEYLHKLRGDTPDVESMKASGLEKIKVSH; from the coding sequence GTGACTGGTGTGGCGGACCCAACCATCTCAATAATTATACGATGTTACAATGAAGACCGGCACATACGCAGGCTTCTTGAGGCTGTACTGGCGCAAGACAGAAAAGACTATGAAATAATAATAGTCGATTCGGGCTCCGCGGATCGTACTCTGGACATCGTTCGCGACTACGAAGTCCGTATCCTGAGAATAGCGCCAGAGGATTTTTCCTTTGGGCGGGCACTAAACCTGGGATGCCGCAATGCCAGAGGTGAATTCTTGGTCTTTGTCAGTGCCCACGTTTACCCCACTTCCACTACCTGGTTGCAGCATTTGATCGGGATGTTTGCCGATCCCAAAGTCGGGCTGGTGTATGGGAAGCAACGAGGCGATGAGGTGACAGCCTATTTCGAGCACCGCATTTTTCAAAAACTATATCCCGATACATCGGTTCCCTTGAAGAAGGACCCGTTCTGCAACAACGCCTGTGCGGCTATCCGCCGCGAATTGTGGGAAGAATACCCATACGATGAAGAGCTGACCGGCCTTGAGGATATTGCCTGGGCGAAAAGAATTGTTGGAGCAGGCTTCTATTTAGCGTACTGCGCTGAGGCCGAAATCGTTCACGTCCACGATGAATCCTCCACTCAGAGGTTCAATCGTTATAAGAGAGAAGCCATTGCGCTGAAAAGAATCTTTCCGGAATCCCATTTGGGTCTTCTGGAAATGTTTTGGCTTTATGCTTCCAACTGCTTATCGGACCTTGTGGCTGCTTATCATGATGGGCTGCTGAGCATGACTACGACCCAGATTCTGCGAACGCGCTGGGACCAGTTCACAGGTACTTTCAGTGGATACCGGATCAAGGGAGAATTGGGCAAGCGTATCAAGATGCAGTTCTTTTATCCCAATTTCTTGGACAATTCCAGTGGGTCCGAAGAGCAGCATGTATCCTCCGCGCCCAGGATAGCTCAGGTCAAGAAACGTAACCCCAGAATTGTTGCGTTGGTTCCCATGCGAGCAGACAGCAAAAGGGTGCCCAACAAGAACATCCGACTTTTCAACGGGAAACCTTTGTACTGGCATATCATGGCCACACTGCTCAATTGCCCTTATATTGAGGAGATTTACGTAAACACTAACTCCGAACTTCTTATGGAAGAACTCCCAAGGGCCTTCAAAAGGGTCAGAATCATACATAGACCTCAACCCCTGTGCTCTGACAAGACGCCAATGACCGACATTCTCCTTCACGACGTAGGATTTGTGAAGGCTGACTGGTATCTGCAAACTCATGCCACTAATCCCTTACTGCGTTCTGAAACGGTGACTCGGGCAATAGAGAGTCTCCTCGGTCAGCCGGAATACGATTCGCTTTTTGGGGTTACGTCCTTTCAAACGCGCCTTTGGACCAGCGATGGCAAGGCGATCAACCACGATCCCCAGGTGCTACTGAGGACTCAGGATCTGGAACCCGTATACGAAGAGAATTCCAATATGTACCTGTTTCAGGCTGAGGCATTGAGACGACTCAATAGACGCATTGGTGAACGGCCTCTAATGTTTCAAATTCCCAGAGAGGAGGCTTGGGACATTGACGATGAGTTGGATTTTAAAATCGCCGAATACCTTCATAAACTGAGGGGAGATACTCCAGATGTAGAGTCGATGAAAGCTTCTGGATTGGAGAAGATCAAGGTCTCGCACTAA
- a CDS encoding site-specific DNA-methyltransferase, whose translation MQAAQAQKDSYDTYSGSILYPRTAAFHGIDCRLGMRWYDDESIDNCITDPPFGIRETKLRKAHNRNSQHVVDGYCEAPTDPAEYHEFTRQWMTEVCRILRPRGSLVVVNGRTPLVHTLVVAEELKLKTINHIIFKRVFGMPTTRHFRTEHYHVLWFSKTDKPTFNTHCRFGPQEKDEHGLSLLYRDLCSVWTDIPVEYRPEEEKNENKLPNALLRKLLLYLTKIGEIVLDPFCGNYTTAYEALALGRRFIGFEVNANIWHTHLAGEGKALNEKKLGWDLPNLKQVQVIKPAKQGQRWDPDEEARFYVDYLELRAGGMKKGEAIQVLCERYERGRFSLDRKLKGLG comes from the coding sequence TTGCAAGCAGCACAAGCACAAAAAGACAGCTACGACACCTATTCAGGCTCAATTCTGTACCCGAGGACTGCGGCCTTCCACGGTATTGACTGCCGCCTCGGAATGCGTTGGTATGATGACGAGTCCATAGATAACTGCATTACAGATCCCCCCTTTGGTATCCGCGAGACCAAACTGAGAAAGGCCCATAACCGTAATTCTCAGCACGTGGTCGATGGTTACTGCGAGGCTCCCACTGATCCTGCTGAGTACCACGAATTTACTCGCCAATGGATGACTGAGGTCTGCCGTATTCTCAGACCCAGGGGCAGCCTTGTTGTCGTCAACGGTCGTACCCCGCTTGTCCACACCCTTGTCGTGGCCGAGGAACTCAAACTGAAGACGATCAACCATATCATTTTCAAGCGAGTCTTTGGTATGCCCACCACACGACACTTCAGGACTGAGCATTATCACGTCCTCTGGTTCTCCAAGACCGACAAGCCGACTTTTAACACTCATTGCAGGTTTGGCCCACAGGAAAAGGACGAGCATGGCCTCTCCTTGCTCTATCGGGACTTATGCAGCGTATGGACAGACATACCTGTGGAGTATAGACCTGAAGAGGAAAAGAATGAGAACAAGCTGCCTAACGCGCTGCTCAGGAAACTCCTCCTCTATTTGACCAAGATCGGAGAGATTGTGCTCGATCCATTCTGCGGCAACTACACCACTGCTTATGAGGCACTTGCTTTGGGACGCAGGTTTATAGGCTTTGAGGTCAATGCAAATATCTGGCACACACACCTGGCCGGTGAGGGCAAGGCTCTGAACGAAAAGAAACTTGGGTGGGATCTGCCTAACCTCAAACAGGTCCAAGTTATCAAACCAGCCAAACAAGGGCAGAGATGGGACCCAGACGAAGAGGCGCGTTTCTACGTGGACTATTTGGAGCTGCGCGCCGGTGGGATGAAAAAGGGCGAGGCTATTCAGGTGCTTTGTGAACGTTATGAGCGGGGCAGGTTCAGTCTGGATAGAAAGCTAAAAGGACTTGGTTGA
- a CDS encoding phage tail tape measure protein, with translation MAKDYVLNIVIKASDQANSVIRGVSASFSGAASAAQDFGNRAKQAGEQAKNSLDQVKKQSDQLKQKLQQVSEALVGAGTAMVGFGVALAGPMGMAVKSAGDFQHSMNKVKAVAEGTSEDFSRLGNKAREIGASSQYSATQAAGGMLELSRAGYKTEQTLSAIIPVLNLAAAEELNMGQTAEGLVNILQGFGLGADQATRAADVLSKTSNETTTSMGELVEGMKYAAPVAAAMGMSIEEASGYLGILSNAGIKGAMAGTGLRRVIERLVDPTKEAKNTLQALGVEIVKNGQGQLQLTDTFRRLAQAGMSAADAFKIFGVHGATDAIVIAKNVSGLEELTEKNNNAAGSLQQVVNTINSGVAPAFTRLKNALDEMAISFGEPFLTPVKFVVDGLANVLNWVSRLAKEYPTLSGVLAGGLGVFGLLVVVAGGLALALGGLVFALRQLYGAWQLAINIKNQGIAASIRGTQAVQSETAAINANTIAKQRNAAAESLAARNQRTINALGAGSQVPILTSSRSGAVRTPPVVPEKTPGVIPTVIAAGDKMGKGSAAALGIGAAAGALAQFSGAESTLDKISGTLMTISSIAMFLPVPGARIVGLIGMAASGAMSLASAFGIGKGEAQQTADKTKEIAKAQEGVDKSTQKVIDDYIDMDKTFLEFKRDYETATGKEVTEKEVNAWRDAYDDRVRSHRKALKDINTDEQAAKAGAATGPQKSAFGANAEEIKNTFDTLVKEAESYYSQLESLRKVDLDRQKGNASASIQSQQLAKLEQMKLETDAATQKIAQADQHYAHIKRLRDIEYQESLSSIAQLDKAEQQAAGEKLEKKHADDKIADDRKYTELLIKELDSQLKARQHSIEEIRRLEAQQVSERQATTDALKQITLASSSEYDKLKINVADASSRLREAVQLMPTMPERALELAKQAQSAFASLGQNSDQLLQNMRSNAQLISDAQRSISTSGLTGAAKWKAEVEDVRTTLTRAREEAAAGRTKEAENLYKQAIGQSKSLATSAPEGMKTAAKKEASSLVSEAGKELLGLNSKQVSDAEATNARIAEGIQQAGQVVNSLIQNQIASHQANIAALERNTAALMGKIQAPSQPEAEAKGVASPEATGEQKAPFEGERGTVAPVAAASEGITNNLSEILSQLSASLSEVVAGLIPPAAQQFTTAGGAPLDPSAFTESGSLFKTGIEQFKEVINTAKDTFSKPIKVNVTLNNGGGVDMWNK, from the coding sequence ATGGCAAAAGACTACGTTCTTAACATTGTTATCAAAGCCTCAGATCAGGCTAACAGTGTCATTCGGGGTGTTTCCGCGTCTTTCAGTGGCGCTGCCTCTGCTGCCCAAGACTTTGGTAACCGAGCCAAACAGGCGGGCGAGCAGGCAAAAAACTCCTTAGATCAAGTCAAAAAGCAATCAGACCAACTCAAACAAAAACTACAACAAGTCAGTGAAGCCCTAGTGGGTGCAGGCACTGCTATGGTCGGTTTTGGAGTCGCCCTCGCAGGCCCTATGGGCATGGCTGTCAAAAGCGCAGGAGACTTTCAGCACAGCATGAACAAAGTGAAGGCTGTTGCTGAAGGGACCAGTGAGGACTTTTCTAGACTAGGTAATAAGGCGAGAGAAATTGGAGCAAGCAGCCAATACTCAGCTACACAAGCAGCAGGTGGAATGCTCGAACTTTCAAGAGCCGGTTATAAGACTGAGCAGACCCTGAGTGCCATTATTCCTGTCCTCAACCTTGCGGCTGCTGAAGAATTGAATATGGGTCAGACCGCAGAGGGTCTGGTGAACATTCTGCAAGGCTTTGGCTTAGGCGCAGATCAAGCGACACGAGCAGCCGATGTCCTTAGCAAGACCAGCAATGAGACCACCACAAGTATGGGTGAGCTTGTTGAAGGTATGAAATACGCAGCCCCAGTCGCTGCTGCTATGGGAATGTCCATTGAGGAGGCATCAGGTTATTTAGGAATACTGTCCAATGCAGGTATTAAGGGAGCAATGGCAGGAACCGGTCTTCGCAGGGTCATAGAGAGACTTGTTGATCCTACCAAAGAAGCCAAAAACACGTTGCAAGCCCTTGGTGTTGAGATTGTAAAGAATGGACAAGGTCAACTCCAACTTACAGACACTTTTAGAAGACTTGCTCAGGCGGGAATGTCCGCTGCTGATGCTTTCAAGATATTTGGTGTTCACGGCGCGACTGACGCCATTGTCATTGCAAAGAATGTGAGCGGCCTTGAGGAACTTACAGAGAAGAACAATAACGCTGCCGGTTCTCTCCAACAGGTTGTAAATACCATCAACTCAGGTGTCGCTCCTGCCTTTACTCGCCTGAAGAATGCCTTGGATGAGATGGCAATCTCTTTCGGGGAGCCATTCTTAACTCCGGTCAAGTTTGTCGTGGATGGTCTTGCAAATGTCTTGAATTGGGTCTCCAGGCTGGCAAAGGAATATCCCACTCTATCTGGTGTCTTGGCTGGCGGACTAGGAGTTTTTGGCCTCCTCGTAGTCGTCGCCGGTGGTTTAGCCTTAGCGCTCGGTGGACTGGTCTTTGCTCTCCGGCAACTCTATGGCGCATGGCAATTAGCTATCAACATCAAGAACCAAGGCATCGCAGCGAGTATCCGAGGGACTCAAGCTGTTCAGTCCGAAACAGCAGCAATAAATGCCAACACCATTGCCAAGCAACGAAATGCCGCTGCTGAATCTTTAGCCGCGAGAAATCAGCGAACAATAAACGCATTAGGGGCTGGCTCACAGGTTCCAATTCTAACGAGCAGCCGGTCAGGGGCAGTTCGTACACCTCCTGTCGTGCCGGAGAAGACTCCTGGGGTAATCCCGACAGTAATCGCAGCAGGAGACAAGATGGGGAAAGGCTCCGCCGCTGCATTAGGCATTGGAGCGGCAGCAGGAGCCTTGGCTCAATTCTCAGGCGCAGAATCCACACTAGACAAAATATCTGGCACGCTGATGACAATCTCTTCCATTGCCATGTTCCTACCGGTCCCAGGAGCCAGAATTGTAGGTCTGATAGGCATGGCTGCTAGTGGTGCCATGAGTCTTGCATCAGCATTTGGGATTGGTAAAGGCGAAGCGCAACAGACAGCAGACAAGACAAAGGAGATCGCTAAGGCGCAAGAGGGGGTTGATAAATCAACTCAGAAGGTCATTGACGACTACATTGATATGGATAAGACCTTCTTGGAGTTCAAGCGGGACTATGAGACAGCGACCGGCAAAGAAGTCACCGAGAAGGAAGTAAATGCTTGGCGTGACGCCTATGACGACCGAGTAAGATCCCACAGAAAAGCCCTGAAAGACATTAACACTGACGAGCAAGCGGCAAAAGCAGGCGCGGCAACAGGGCCTCAAAAGTCTGCATTCGGCGCTAATGCAGAGGAAATTAAGAATACCTTCGACACTCTCGTAAAAGAAGCCGAGTCATATTACAGCCAACTGGAGTCCCTTAGAAAGGTTGACCTGGACAGGCAGAAAGGCAATGCTTCAGCATCCATCCAGTCTCAGCAACTCGCCAAGTTAGAACAGATGAAATTGGAGACGGACGCGGCGACTCAAAAGATCGCTCAGGCTGACCAGCACTACGCTCACATTAAGAGACTCAGGGATATTGAGTATCAGGAGTCTTTAAGTTCCATTGCTCAGTTGGATAAGGCTGAACAACAGGCTGCAGGAGAGAAACTGGAGAAAAAGCACGCCGACGACAAGATAGCTGATGACCGGAAATACACTGAACTCCTTATTAAGGAATTAGACTCTCAGCTAAAGGCCCGCCAACACTCCATAGAAGAAATCAGACGCCTCGAAGCACAACAGGTCTCCGAACGTCAAGCCACTACGGATGCTCTAAAACAGATCACTCTCGCTTCTTCTTCTGAATACGACAAGCTAAAGATCAATGTCGCTGATGCCTCAAGCAGGTTGAGAGAGGCTGTCCAGTTGATGCCCACAATGCCTGAAAGGGCTTTGGAACTCGCAAAACAGGCCCAATCCGCCTTTGCATCCTTGGGCCAAAACTCTGATCAACTGCTCCAGAATATGCGGAGCAACGCTCAACTCATTAGCGATGCCCAGAGGTCAATTTCTACGTCAGGTCTTACAGGAGCAGCAAAGTGGAAGGCTGAAGTTGAAGACGTTCGTACCACACTCACAAGGGCAAGAGAGGAAGCAGCAGCCGGTAGGACCAAAGAAGCTGAGAATCTATACAAGCAGGCCATAGGCCAGTCCAAGTCACTTGCTACGTCTGCGCCCGAGGGCATGAAGACTGCTGCAAAGAAAGAGGCTTCGTCTCTGGTATCAGAGGCAGGTAAGGAACTCTTGGGCCTCAATTCAAAGCAAGTGAGCGATGCCGAAGCAACTAATGCCCGAATAGCCGAAGGCATTCAGCAGGCGGGACAAGTCGTCAATTCTCTTATTCAGAATCAAATTGCCTCTCATCAAGCAAATATTGCTGCCTTAGAAAGAAACACCGCTGCTTTGATGGGCAAAATTCAGGCCCCGTCTCAACCTGAGGCAGAAGCCAAAGGTGTGGCATCACCGGAAGCCACTGGCGAGCAAAAAGCCCCCTTTGAGGGTGAGAGAGGGACTGTTGCTCCTGTCGCCGCGGCATCTGAGGGCATAACCAACAATCTGTCAGAAATTCTATCTCAACTCAGTGCCTCCTTATCAGAGGTTGTTGCTGGACTCATTCCACCCGCTGCACAGCAGTTTACCACCGCGGGTGGTGCTCCCTTAGACCCGTCTGCTTTCACTGAGTCAGGATCATTATTCAAGACCGGAATTGAGCAATTTAAAGAAGTCATCAACACTGCCAAAGACACATTTAGCAAGCCCATAAAAGTAAATGTAACACTGAATAATGGTGGTGGTGTAGACATGTGGAACAAATAG